In Clostridium sp. SY8519, one genomic interval encodes:
- a CDS encoding L-aspartate oxidase, translating into MTQTEQYFQNNRTTADILIAGSGCSALYFALQAPRDRKIILITKSDFESSDSFLAQGGICMLRDDADYDSYFEDTLKAGHYENDRKSVDIMLRSSQKVIRDLIGYGAEFARDAEGNLDFTREGCHSAKRILYHKDITGKEITSHLLEQVKKLPNVEMYEYTTLVDIVEKDNTCYGAVVRMADGSLKLIASSYTVLATGGIGGLYRYSTNFRHLTGDALAIALRHHIALKNINYVQIHPTTFYTEKEEDRSFLISESARGEGAKLYDKQMHRFANELLPRDILTEAIRRQMKKDGTSHVWEDLGQIDAGELKEHFPNIVEHCREQGYDAARECIPVVPAQHYFMGGIRVDHESRTTMDRLYAVGETACNGVHGKNRLASNSLLESLVFAGRAAADVAEKPRHRNTNQKLFARVNLAEYADEKKLAADYARMVQEEIDRVSGGSNRSGVPYRHLEEEDPEDSSVSETRTLCVTR; encoded by the coding sequence ATGACACAGACAGAACAATATTTTCAGAACAACAGGACAACAGCAGATATTCTGATTGCCGGCAGCGGCTGTTCGGCGCTCTATTTCGCCCTTCAGGCGCCACGGGACCGAAAGATTATCCTGATTACCAAGTCCGATTTTGAGAGCAGCGACTCCTTCCTGGCCCAGGGAGGCATCTGCATGCTGCGGGACGACGCGGACTACGACAGCTATTTTGAGGACACCCTGAAGGCCGGACATTATGAAAACGACCGGAAGTCCGTGGACATTATGCTTCGTTCTTCTCAGAAGGTGATCCGGGATCTCATCGGCTATGGCGCGGAATTTGCCAGAGACGCGGAGGGAAATCTGGACTTTACCCGGGAGGGATGCCACTCCGCGAAGCGGATCCTGTATCACAAGGATATTACCGGCAAGGAGATCACCAGCCATTTGCTGGAGCAGGTAAAAAAGCTGCCGAATGTGGAGATGTATGAATACACGACCCTTGTGGACATTGTGGAAAAGGACAACACCTGCTATGGCGCGGTGGTCCGTATGGCAGACGGGTCCCTTAAGCTGATCGCCAGCAGCTATACAGTGCTGGCCACAGGAGGAATCGGCGGCCTGTACCGGTATTCCACCAATTTCCGCCATCTGACCGGAGACGCCCTGGCCATTGCCCTGCGCCATCATATTGCGCTGAAAAATATCAATTATGTACAGATCCATCCCACGACGTTTTACACCGAAAAAGAAGAAGACCGCAGTTTTCTGATCTCGGAATCCGCCAGGGGGGAAGGCGCGAAGCTGTATGACAAGCAGATGCACCGATTTGCCAATGAGCTTCTGCCCCGGGATATCCTGACGGAAGCAATCCGCAGACAGATGAAAAAAGACGGCACCAGCCATGTCTGGGAAGATCTGGGACAGATCGATGCCGGTGAACTGAAGGAACATTTCCCGAATATCGTGGAACACTGCAGAGAACAGGGATACGACGCGGCCAGAGAATGCATTCCGGTTGTGCCGGCCCAGCATTATTTCATGGGCGGGATCCGCGTGGATCACGAAAGCAGAACCACCATGGACCGTCTCTATGCGGTGGGAGAGACTGCCTGCAACGGCGTGCACGGGAAAAACCGCCTGGCCAGCAATTCGCTGCTGGAGTCCCTGGTCTTTGCCGGCCGGGCAGCGGCGGATGTCGCAGAAAAGCCCCGGCACCGGAATACGAATCAGAAGCTTTTTGCCCGGGTAAATCTGGCAGAGTATGCCGATGAGAAAAAACTTGCCGCAGACTATGCCCGTATGGTACAGGAAGAAATCGACCGCGTCAGCGGCGGCAGCAACCGTTCCGGCGTGCCGTACCGCCATCTGGAGGAGGAAGACCCAGAGGATTCTTCCGTTTCGGAGACCCGCACGCTGTGTGTGACCCGCTAG
- a CDS encoding ISLre2-like element ISClsp4 family transposase, whose amino-acid sequence MNTMIEEKGVTFKELEQEIFRFVCDLGVALTQEILQQYDKYLHDSRDTSELRDKGTRHTSIKTVYGDVPYDRYVYRTRDEYGENHYVYLLDENLKMNRVGLVSENCVELMVSSITEMSYRNCANKVSDMTGLPISHTGVWNIIQTLGEKLENDERELVAANKKQEVKGEKEVPVLFEEADGVWLNLQGKDREKRHFPKAEMKAAIAYDGWKAEGNDRYSLDGKVVTAGFEKASEFQKKREAMIAAEYNLDEVQLRFLNGDGASWIKKTQDKETVFQLDPFHRNQSIRKNLPHAKAIHDVMEMLRENKVAETFAYLEIYRDSLDDDESIKKVEEVISYFRSNRDGLLPYQERGLEIPESPEGLIYRKMGTMENHIWSVIARRMKHNHTSWSIKGGNHLAKILAKKCSGKLYEVTEQLRIPIFEKEKLEEIKGDILQAGQIRKKIGKGYEYPVIGHMTALEGKTSGERGKLLAMAGF is encoded by the coding sequence ATGAATACTATGATAGAGGAAAAGGGCGTAACTTTCAAGGAATTAGAGCAGGAGATTTTCAGATTTGTTTGCGACCTTGGCGTCGCACTGACCCAAGAGATACTCCAGCAGTATGATAAATACCTGCATGACAGCAGAGATACATCCGAACTCCGTGACAAAGGGACGCGCCACACATCTATCAAAACGGTCTATGGAGACGTGCCTTATGACAGGTATGTGTACAGGACCAGGGATGAGTATGGTGAAAATCACTATGTCTATCTGTTGGATGAAAATCTGAAGATGAACCGTGTCGGCCTGGTTTCAGAGAATTGTGTGGAACTCATGGTTTCATCCATCACAGAGATGTCCTATCGGAATTGTGCCAACAAAGTTTCCGACATGACAGGGCTCCCCATCAGCCATACCGGTGTGTGGAATATCATACAGACTCTTGGAGAAAAACTGGAAAATGATGAGAGGGAACTTGTTGCAGCTAATAAGAAACAAGAAGTAAAAGGCGAAAAAGAAGTTCCAGTGTTGTTTGAAGAAGCTGATGGTGTATGGCTGAATCTTCAGGGAAAAGATCGAGAAAAACGGCATTTCCCAAAAGCGGAAATGAAAGCAGCAATCGCCTATGATGGTTGGAAAGCGGAGGGAAACGACCGCTACTCTCTTGATGGAAAAGTTGTGACTGCCGGATTTGAGAAGGCTTCCGAATTCCAGAAAAAAAGAGAGGCGATGATCGCTGCCGAGTATAACCTCGATGAGGTTCAGTTACGCTTCCTGAATGGTGACGGAGCTTCCTGGATCAAGAAAACGCAGGATAAGGAAACGGTGTTCCAGCTGGATCCGTTTCACAGAAACCAGAGTATCCGGAAAAACCTGCCCCATGCAAAAGCAATCCATGATGTTATGGAAATGCTGCGTGAGAATAAGGTGGCGGAAACTTTTGCTTATCTTGAAATATATCGTGACAGCCTGGACGATGATGAATCCATAAAGAAGGTGGAAGAAGTGATCAGCTACTTCCGTTCCAACAGGGATGGCCTACTGCCATATCAGGAGCGTGGGCTGGAAATCCCGGAAAGCCCGGAAGGACTTATTTATAGAAAAATGGGGACGATGGAGAACCATATCTGGAGCGTCATAGCCAGGAGAATGAAGCATAACCATACCAGCTGGAGCATCAAGGGCGGTAACCATCTGGCAAAGATCCTGGCGAAGAAATGTTCCGGAAAGCTTTATGAAGTAACGGAGCAGCTGAGAATACCGATATTTGAAAAAGAGAAACTGGAAGAAATCAAAGGAGATATCCTGCAGGCAGGCCAGATCAGGAAGAAGATCGGAAAGGGATACGAATACCCGGTTATTGGCCATATGACTGCGTTAGAAGGGAAGACATCCGGGGAACGGGGAAAACTTTTGGCCATGGCAGGATTTTAA
- a CDS encoding IS3 family transposase, with protein sequence MTVAIYSATQEFVLETRKNMPKRLVSVSGILHYLGVSTSGYYAWRSHTPSKTEMHREQMKEKIQDIYHKSHENYGAPKITAVLRQQGVPTSERTIGIYMHDMGIHAQ encoded by the coding sequence ATGACTGTCGCGATTTATTCCGCTACTCAGGAATTTGTACTTGAAACACGGAAAAATATGCCGAAACGCCTCGTTTCGGTCAGCGGAATACTGCATTATTTAGGCGTTTCCACATCCGGCTATTATGCTTGGAGAAGTCATACCCCTTCAAAAACAGAGATGCATCGGGAACAAATGAAAGAAAAAATACAGGATATTTATCACAAATCCCACGAAAACTACGGTGCGCCAAAGATTACAGCTGTACTGCGTCAACAGGGTGTTCCGACCAGTGAGCGCACGATTGGCATATATATGCATGATATGGGCATTCATGCCCAATAG
- a CDS encoding alpha/beta hydrolase encodes MKQRKKLKILAVCIPTVLVILLAVYFGTYYHADATAEKALQGNSAVKVSQISQGGYLFDGPSDDTAVIFYPGAKVETSAYAPLLLQIAEQDADVYLLDMPLHMAFFGINKADRIRENDENDYRHWYMAGHSLGAAMAASYAASHLSEYRGLILLAGYPPKDLRGDDFSLLSVYGSEDMDPSMMQKKSQNRPEDYTEAVISGGNHAQFGNYGIQKGDGTARISAEEQQKQAVKAIHDYLRKQNRKSAAKVAGKNERYASKTEDSCDPFTIHTSLHFYNRFRVSYFQKEIR; translated from the coding sequence ATGAAACAAAGAAAAAAACTCAAAATCCTGGCCGTCTGCATTCCGACAGTCCTGGTTATTCTGCTTGCAGTGTATTTCGGAACCTATTATCATGCTGATGCAACTGCAGAAAAAGCACTGCAGGGCAATTCTGCGGTGAAAGTATCCCAAATTTCCCAGGGCGGATATCTGTTTGACGGCCCATCGGATGATACGGCAGTGATTTTCTATCCCGGAGCGAAAGTGGAGACCAGTGCCTATGCGCCGCTTTTGCTGCAGATTGCAGAACAGGATGCGGATGTTTACCTTTTGGATATGCCGCTGCATATGGCGTTTTTCGGAATCAATAAGGCGGACCGTATTCGGGAAAACGATGAAAATGATTACAGACACTGGTATATGGCAGGCCATTCTCTCGGGGCGGCGATGGCAGCGTCCTATGCCGCTTCCCATCTGTCAGAGTACCGGGGATTGATCCTGCTTGCAGGATATCCGCCGAAGGATCTCCGTGGGGATGATTTCTCCCTGCTTTCTGTTTATGGATCAGAAGATATGGATCCATCCATGATGCAGAAAAAGTCTCAGAACCGACCGGAAGATTATACGGAAGCTGTGATTTCAGGTGGAAATCATGCACAGTTCGGGAATTATGGCATTCAAAAGGGGGACGGAACCGCGCGGATTTCAGCAGAAGAACAGCAGAAACAGGCGGTGAAGGCCATTCACGACTATCTCAGGAAACAGAATCGGAAGTCTGCCGCGAAAGTTGCCGGTAAAAATGAGCGGTATGCATCGAAAACTGAAGATTCATGTGATCCATTCACGATACACACCTCATTACATTTTTATAACAGATTCCGTGTTTCTTATTTCCAGAAAGAGATAAGGTGA
- the aroF gene encoding 3-deoxy-7-phosphoheptulonate synthase: MIFVMKKDASRQAVEAFAREFKEKGFEPFIRPGTERTSVCLIGNTASVDLDAVVETSECVEYGRRVTEPYKRASRATHPEDSLIPVGNQVVGEGHFAVIAGPCSIESEEQMQTIAARVKAAGATMLRGGAFKPRSSPYSFQGMGVDGLKLLKKAGSGCQLPIVTELMEISDLQDFDQVDVVQIGARNMQNFKLLMELGHTDHTILLKRGLSSTIEELLLAAEYILAGGNERVILCERGIRTFETETRNTLDLSAIPVLKKKTHLPVIVDPSHGTGRRDLVPVMARAAIAAGADGLLIEVHNDPAHALCDGAQSLDCDQFDVLMQDLKRRIAFEGKVLG; encoded by the coding sequence ATGATATTTGTCATGAAAAAAGATGCGTCCCGGCAGGCAGTGGAAGCCTTTGCGCGGGAGTTTAAAGAAAAAGGGTTTGAGCCTTTTATCCGTCCGGGAACCGAACGGACCAGCGTATGCCTGATCGGCAATACGGCCTCCGTAGACCTGGACGCGGTGGTGGAAACCAGCGAATGTGTGGAATATGGCCGGCGGGTGACCGAACCTTACAAACGGGCCAGCCGGGCCACCCATCCGGAGGACAGCCTGATTCCGGTGGGGAATCAGGTAGTGGGCGAGGGGCACTTTGCCGTGATCGCGGGCCCCTGTTCCATCGAGAGCGAGGAACAGATGCAGACGATTGCGGCCCGGGTCAAAGCGGCCGGCGCCACCATGCTGCGGGGCGGCGCCTTTAAGCCCCGTTCTTCACCGTATTCCTTCCAGGGAATGGGCGTAGATGGGCTGAAACTGCTGAAAAAGGCCGGATCCGGCTGCCAGCTGCCGATTGTGACGGAGCTGATGGAGATCTCGGATCTGCAGGATTTCGACCAGGTGGATGTGGTGCAGATCGGCGCCCGCAATATGCAGAATTTCAAGCTTCTGATGGAGCTGGGCCATACGGATCATACCATTTTGCTGAAACGGGGGCTGTCCAGCACCATTGAGGAGCTGCTTCTGGCAGCAGAATATATCCTTGCCGGCGGCAACGAGCGGGTGATTCTCTGCGAACGGGGAATCCGCACCTTTGAGACAGAGACCCGCAACACCCTGGATCTGTCGGCTATCCCCGTATTAAAGAAAAAGACCCATCTGCCGGTAATCGTAGATCCCAGTCACGGCACAGGCCGGCGGGATCTGGTGCCGGTGATGGCCCGGGCGGCCATCGCGGCAGGGGCAGACGGGCTGCTGATTGAAGTGCACAACGATCCGGCCCACGCGCTGTGCGACGGGGCCCAGTCCCTGGACTGTGATCAGTTTGATGTGCTGATGCAGGATCTGAAGCGCAGAATTGCCTTTGAAGGAAAGGTGCTGGGATAG
- the nadA gene encoding quinolinate synthase NadA — protein MADYVGDSYGLSLQAGKADQQTVLMCGVRFMAETVKILSPQKKVLLANPMAGCPMAQQYDREAALRLKEENPGYTLVAYINTTASLKTVTDVIVTSSSAVKILKNMPEKDILFLPDCNLGGWVAEQLPEKNIKLVKGGCPTHMRMRAADVKAAKAAHPEALVLAHPECLKEVLEQADYIGSTTGIMNYAKNSGAREFIIGTESSIVQHLQFDCPDKQFYLLSRECVCHNMKMTTLMDVYQAVAGAAGEEILLDADTIRESRRCIDRMIELGG, from the coding sequence GTGGCGGACTACGTAGGCGATTCCTACGGCCTCAGCCTGCAGGCCGGCAAGGCGGATCAGCAGACGGTGCTTATGTGCGGGGTCCGTTTTATGGCGGAAACCGTAAAGATTCTGTCTCCGCAGAAAAAAGTGCTGCTGGCCAATCCCATGGCCGGATGTCCTATGGCGCAGCAGTATGACCGTGAGGCGGCCCTTCGTCTGAAAGAAGAAAATCCGGGTTATACCCTGGTGGCCTATATCAATACCACCGCTTCTTTAAAAACCGTAACTGACGTCATCGTTACGTCCTCATCCGCGGTGAAAATCCTGAAAAATATGCCGGAAAAAGATATCCTCTTCCTTCCGGACTGCAATCTGGGCGGCTGGGTTGCGGAACAGCTGCCGGAGAAAAATATCAAACTGGTCAAAGGCGGCTGCCCCACCCATATGCGGATGCGCGCCGCAGATGTAAAGGCCGCCAAGGCGGCCCATCCGGAAGCCCTTGTGCTGGCCCATCCGGAATGCTTAAAAGAAGTGCTGGAACAGGCGGACTATATCGGCAGCACGACAGGCATCATGAACTATGCCAAAAACAGCGGCGCCCGGGAATTTATCATCGGCACCGAAAGCAGCATCGTCCAGCATCTGCAGTTTGACTGCCCGGACAAGCAGTTCTATCTGCTGTCCCGGGAATGTGTCTGCCACAATATGAAGATGACCACCCTGATGGATGTCTATCAGGCAGTGGCCGGCGCCGCCGGCGAGGAGATCCTTCTGGATGCGGATACCATCCGGGAATCCCGCCGCTGCATCGACCGGATGATCGAGCTGGGCGGCTGA
- a CDS encoding uroporphyrinogen decarboxylase family protein, whose amino-acid sequence MKEMTPKERALAFFRNEPVDELPTDEGLFVLFNPEAYKERPDHTKGGTDWFGVKWKYEPGVDAIAPDHTEDPVLEDICDWREVVQFPDLDAWDWSKVEEIDHISEIDRENKAFEIMFVNGPFERLHMLMGFENALCALITDEEEVAAFFDAFMDWKIRLMEKVIEYYKPDILMFHDDWGTQKDMFFDPDLWRRLIKPQIKRAVDRCHELGVLFDMHSCGKIERVVPEFPEIGIDAWQGMEINDIPKLKEATGYRLGMHVTPDYQKYVAENLSGHGLTEDDVRSQVREEFYKNAKGYCYFPMFLPFGGWTTEVMIDEILKCGKTVYKDPENCRQ is encoded by the coding sequence ATGAAAGAAATGACACCAAAAGAACGGGCACTGGCCTTTTTCAGAAATGAACCGGTGGATGAACTGCCTACCGATGAAGGACTCTTCGTATTATTCAATCCGGAAGCGTACAAAGAGCGTCCGGACCATACGAAAGGGGGAACCGACTGGTTTGGCGTAAAATGGAAATATGAACCCGGCGTGGATGCCATTGCGCCGGATCATACGGAGGATCCTGTGCTGGAAGACATCTGTGACTGGCGGGAAGTGGTGCAGTTCCCGGACCTGGATGCCTGGGACTGGAGCAAAGTAGAGGAAATCGACCATATCAGCGAGATTGACCGGGAAAACAAAGCCTTTGAAATCATGTTTGTCAACGGCCCCTTTGAACGGCTGCATATGCTGATGGGATTTGAAAATGCCCTCTGCGCGCTGATTACCGACGAAGAGGAAGTGGCGGCCTTCTTTGACGCGTTTATGGACTGGAAGATCCGCCTGATGGAGAAAGTCATCGAGTACTACAAGCCGGACATCCTGATGTTCCACGATGACTGGGGCACCCAGAAAGATATGTTCTTTGATCCGGATCTCTGGCGGCGTCTGATCAAACCGCAGATCAAACGGGCAGTGGACCGCTGCCATGAGCTGGGTGTGCTGTTTGACATGCATTCCTGCGGAAAAATCGAGCGCGTGGTTCCGGAATTCCCGGAAATCGGCATTGACGCATGGCAGGGCATGGAGATTAATGACATTCCGAAGCTGAAGGAAGCCACCGGCTATCGGCTCGGCATGCATGTAACGCCGGATTATCAGAAATATGTGGCAGAGAATCTGAGCGGCCACGGACTGACGGAAGACGATGTCCGCAGCCAGGTCCGGGAAGAATTCTACAAAAACGCGAAAGGCTACTGTTATTTCCCCATGTTCCTTCCCTTTGGCGGATGGACGACGGAAGTGATGATTGACGAAATCTTAAAATGCGGAAAAACCGTATACAAAGATCCGGAAAACTGCCGGCAGTAA
- the nadC gene encoding carboxylating nicotinate-nucleotide diphosphorylase, translating into MFDPITMKLNVEPLIKSALKEDITSEDVSTNAVMPRARKGTADLICKEDGVICGLQVFARVFTLLDPAAEIRLSVQDGDQVQKGQKIGVLTGDIRAILSGERTALNFLQRMSGIATYTHQAAELLQGTGTKLLDTRKTTPNNRIFEKYAVKVGGGNNHRYNLTDGVMLKDNHIGAAGGVAQAVRMAREYAPFVRRIEVEVETLAMVREAVEAGADIIMLDNMDHGTMEQAMAVIGDKAEVEVSGNVTKENIARLADLGVNYISSGALTHSAPILDLSLKNLHPVEA; encoded by the coding sequence ATGTTTGATCCCATTACAATGAAACTGAATGTTGAGCCGCTGATCAAAAGCGCGCTGAAAGAAGATATTACCAGCGAAGATGTTTCCACCAATGCGGTGATGCCCCGCGCCCGGAAAGGGACGGCAGATCTGATCTGCAAGGAGGACGGCGTCATCTGCGGCCTGCAGGTATTTGCCCGGGTGTTTACCCTGCTGGATCCTGCTGCGGAAATCCGGCTGTCTGTGCAGGACGGAGACCAGGTGCAGAAAGGACAGAAAATCGGGGTGCTGACCGGCGATATTCGCGCAATTCTGAGCGGAGAGCGGACGGCGCTGAATTTCCTCCAGCGGATGAGCGGAATCGCCACTTATACCCATCAGGCGGCGGAACTGCTTCAGGGAACCGGAACAAAGCTGCTGGACACCAGAAAAACCACACCAAACAACCGGATTTTTGAAAAATATGCCGTAAAGGTGGGCGGCGGAAACAATCACCGCTACAATCTGACGGACGGCGTAATGCTGAAAGACAATCATATCGGCGCCGCCGGCGGCGTGGCACAGGCGGTTCGCATGGCCCGGGAATACGCGCCCTTTGTCCGCCGGATTGAGGTGGAAGTGGAGACCCTTGCCATGGTGCGGGAAGCAGTGGAGGCCGGCGCGGATATTATCATGCTGGACAATATGGATCACGGCACCATGGAACAGGCGATGGCAGTCATCGGGGACAAAGCGGAAGTGGAAGTTTCCGGCAATGTGACAAAAGAAAATATTGCCCGCCTGGCCGATCTTGGTGTAAATTATATTTCAAGCGGAGCATTGACACATTCCGCTCCGATTCTGGATCTGTCGTTAAAGAATCTCCATCCGGTGGAAGCATGA
- a CDS encoding transcription repressor NadR: MSGEERRAQIIEKLKSSTRPISGSAFAREFHVSRQVIVQDIALLRAAGSKILSASRGYLLMQPEYVTRVFKVHHTEQQVEEELNLFVDYGGIVQDVFIYHKVYGLVRVPMNIRSRRDVRSYIDKINAGQSRPLSGATSGYHYHTIAADSEEILDQIQERLAAEGYLAKLQDYEPVDFWGSKQTS; encoded by the coding sequence ATGAGCGGAGAAGAGAGAAGAGCCCAGATCATTGAAAAATTAAAGTCCAGTACCCGGCCGATTTCCGGCAGCGCCTTTGCCCGGGAATTTCATGTGAGCCGGCAGGTAATCGTGCAGGACATCGCGCTGCTGCGGGCAGCCGGGAGCAAGATCCTGTCCGCCAGCAGAGGCTATCTGCTGATGCAGCCGGAGTATGTGACCCGTGTCTTTAAGGTACACCATACAGAGCAGCAGGTGGAAGAGGAGCTGAATCTGTTTGTGGACTACGGAGGGATCGTACAGGATGTCTTTATTTACCACAAGGTATACGGCCTGGTCCGGGTGCCGATGAATATCCGATCCCGGCGGGATGTGCGGTCCTATATTGATAAGATAAACGCGGGACAGTCCCGGCCTCTGTCCGGGGCGACCTCCGGGTACCATTACCATACCATCGCGGCAGACAGTGAGGAAATTCTGGACCAGATACAGGAACGGCTGGCGGCAGAGGGATATCTGGCCAAACTGCAGGACTATGAACCGGTGGATTTCTGGGGGAGCAAGCAGACTTCGTAA
- a CDS encoding TetR/AcrR family transcriptional regulator, translating into MARNTRDAIVEALIDLSLEHPYKSSFTMKEIADRAGITRQSIYRKHFKNQGEIISYLRELVNRDVLKIYQEYDPNSRINPYLYVADHALPVFYQKRKMLRCLFSTSIDPLWHDFVMKTYFRWGAESLSPKREMIAVASGQDMISLLIGVTLSIIEVWICKENPLPPDKFKEIFLKLVQTPFYDMLQV; encoded by the coding sequence GTGGCAAGAAATACCAGAGACGCTATTGTAGAGGCATTGATCGATCTTTCCCTGGAACATCCGTATAAAAGCTCTTTTACTATGAAGGAGATCGCAGACCGTGCCGGTATCACGCGACAATCAATTTATCGGAAACACTTCAAGAATCAGGGTGAAATTATAAGTTATCTTAGAGAGCTTGTCAACCGTGATGTCCTTAAGATCTATCAGGAATATGATCCAAATAGCAGAATCAATCCCTATCTATATGTGGCAGATCATGCTCTGCCTGTTTTTTATCAAAAGCGAAAGATGCTGCGCTGTCTGTTCAGCACATCTATCGATCCATTGTGGCATGATTTTGTAATGAAAACCTATTTCAGATGGGGAGCGGAAAGCCTTTCACCAAAACGAGAAATGATTGCAGTCGCTTCCGGTCAGGATATGATATCCCTGTTGATCGGAGTCACTCTGTCTATCATTGAGGTATGGATCTGCAAGGAGAACCCGCTTCCCCCGGATAAGTTTAAAGAGATTTTTCTAAAACTTGTACAGACCCCGTTTTACGATATGCTGCAGGTATAA
- a CDS encoding 4Fe-4S dicluster domain-containing protein: MIRTIIHIDEEKCNGCGICATACHEGAIDMVDGKAKLVREHFCDGFGDCLPACPTGAITFEEREAPAYDEAAVQAAQQEQAAKQTQAVKQAQAPGHPAGGCPGSRSMQIRRPEETGSEAPKHPAGGCPGSRSMQIRRPEETGAEVPKHPAGGCPGSRSMQIPSAERGAESENFARPVSRLSQWPVQIKLLPTQAPFYDGAKLLIAADCTAYAYANIHEDFIKGRVTLIGCPKLDAVDYTEKLTEIIAGNQIRSVTILRMDVPCCGGLQRAAEQALKNSGKFIPWQVVTIGRDGQILDA, from the coding sequence ATGATCAGAACAATTATCCATATAGACGAAGAAAAATGCAACGGCTGCGGAATCTGCGCCACAGCCTGTCATGAAGGAGCCATTGATATGGTGGACGGCAAGGCAAAGCTGGTGCGGGAGCACTTCTGCGACGGCTTTGGGGACTGTCTGCCGGCCTGCCCTACAGGAGCCATTACATTTGAAGAACGGGAAGCGCCGGCATATGACGAAGCTGCCGTGCAGGCGGCACAGCAGGAACAGGCAGCGAAACAGACACAAGCCGTGAAACAGGCGCAGGCACCCGGACACCCGGCGGGAGGCTGTCCGGGCTCCCGGAGTATGCAGATCCGTCGTCCGGAAGAGACTGGGTCAGAAGCACCGAAACACCCGGCAGGAGGCTGTCCGGGCTCCCGGAGTATGCAGATCCGTCGTCCGGAAGAGACTGGGGCAGAAGTACCGAAACACCCGGCAGGAGGCTGTCCGGGCTCCCGGAGTATGCAGATTCCATCGGCGGAGCGCGGGGCAGAATCGGAGAATTTTGCCCGTCCGGTTTCCAGGCTTTCCCAGTGGCCGGTACAGATCAAGCTCCTGCCGACACAGGCGCCTTTTTATGACGGCGCGAAACTGCTGATTGCGGCAGACTGCACCGCCTATGCCTATGCCAATATCCACGAAGACTTTATCAAAGGCAGAGTGACCCTGATCGGCTGCCCGAAGCTGGACGCAGTGGATTACACCGAGAAGCTTACGGAAATCATTGCCGGCAACCAGATCCGCAGTGTTACCATCCTCCGGATGGATGTGCCCTGCTGCGGCGGGCTTCAGCGCGCGGCGGAGCAGGCGCTGAAAAACAGCGGCAAATTCATACCGTGGCAGGTAGTGACCATCGGGCGGGACGGACAGATTCTGGACGCGTGA